The following are encoded together in the Sinorhizobium terangae genome:
- the acs gene encoding acetate--CoA ligase — translation MSQERAADVSEAEIAVHWQEEDYVKPSEKFIAQANLTDKRVLERFSLDNFPDCFKEYADLLDWYRPWDITLDTGKPPFWRWFVGGKINASYNCIDRHLAKHKNKTAIHFVPEAEQEAIQHVTYQELYVRVNEVAALLRDFCGLKQGDRVTLHMPMVAELPITMLACARLGVIHSQVFSGFSGKATADRIVDAESHVLITMDGYYRGGQFLDHKQKADVAVSEAKKEGLSVDKVLVWQRHPGRYSSPTPLVEGRDFIVNEVLSGYRHRKIEPVEMPAEDPLFLMYTSGTTGKPKGCQHSTGGYLSYVAGTSKYIQDIHPEDVYWCMADIGWITGHSYIVYGPLALAASSVVFEGLPTYPDAGRPWRIAEELGVNIFHTSPTAIRALRRAGPDEPRKYDHHFKHMTTVGEPIEPAVWRWYYDVVGKGEAVIVDTWWQTENGGFLCSTVPALHPMKPGSAGPAVPGIHPIIYDELGNEIPPRSGRAGNICIQNPWPGGFQTIWRDPDRFVEQYYARYCKDRKSLDWRDWPYMAGDGALQAADGYYRILGRIDDVINVAGHRLGTKEIESASLLVEEVAEAAVVPARDEIKGKVPDLYVSLKPGLAPSGAIRKRVEDSVVHEIGPIARPRRVVIVPDMPKTRSGKIMRRVLRAISNDEDAGDISTLANPEVVDEIRKIKA, via the coding sequence ATGTCACAGGAAAGAGCCGCAGACGTGTCGGAGGCCGAGATCGCCGTCCACTGGCAGGAAGAGGATTACGTCAAACCATCCGAGAAATTCATCGCGCAGGCGAACCTGACCGACAAAAGGGTCCTGGAACGCTTCAGCCTCGACAACTTCCCTGATTGCTTCAAGGAGTACGCCGATCTTCTTGATTGGTACAGACCTTGGGACATCACGCTTGACACAGGCAAACCGCCGTTCTGGAGATGGTTCGTCGGCGGCAAGATCAACGCGAGCTACAACTGCATCGATCGCCACCTCGCCAAGCACAAGAACAAGACTGCAATCCACTTTGTCCCCGAAGCGGAGCAGGAAGCAATCCAGCACGTCACCTACCAGGAACTCTACGTGCGCGTGAACGAGGTAGCGGCGCTGCTGCGGGACTTCTGCGGGCTGAAACAGGGCGATCGAGTGACGCTGCACATGCCGATGGTGGCCGAGCTTCCGATCACCATGCTCGCTTGCGCCAGGCTCGGCGTCATTCACTCGCAGGTGTTCAGCGGCTTCAGTGGAAAGGCGACGGCAGACCGCATTGTCGATGCCGAGAGCCATGTGCTGATCACGATGGATGGCTATTACCGTGGCGGCCAGTTTCTCGATCATAAGCAAAAGGCGGATGTCGCTGTCAGCGAGGCAAAAAAGGAGGGCTTGTCGGTCGACAAGGTGCTGGTGTGGCAAAGGCACCCGGGCAGATACTCCAGTCCAACGCCCTTGGTTGAGGGTCGCGATTTCATCGTGAACGAGGTGTTGTCCGGTTACCGGCACCGCAAGATCGAACCGGTCGAGATGCCGGCCGAGGATCCGCTGTTCCTGATGTACACCAGCGGCACTACTGGCAAGCCGAAGGGCTGTCAGCACAGCACGGGCGGATATCTGTCCTATGTCGCGGGGACGTCGAAATACATTCAGGACATCCATCCGGAGGATGTCTACTGGTGCATGGCCGATATTGGCTGGATCACCGGCCATTCCTATATCGTCTACGGCCCGCTGGCGCTCGCCGCCTCTTCGGTCGTGTTCGAGGGCCTTCCCACCTATCCCGACGCCGGACGTCCCTGGCGCATTGCGGAAGAACTCGGCGTCAACATCTTTCACACTTCGCCGACGGCGATACGCGCGCTGCGGCGCGCAGGCCCCGACGAGCCGCGGAAATACGATCACCACTTCAAGCATATGACGACCGTCGGCGAGCCCATCGAGCCGGCGGTTTGGCGGTGGTACTACGACGTCGTGGGGAAGGGCGAGGCGGTGATCGTCGACACCTGGTGGCAAACGGAGAATGGCGGCTTCCTCTGCAGCACGGTTCCGGCCCTCCACCCGATGAAGCCGGGAAGTGCAGGACCGGCCGTGCCAGGCATTCATCCGATCATCTATGACGAACTTGGCAACGAAATTCCGCCGCGCTCGGGCCGTGCCGGAAACATCTGTATCCAGAACCCCTGGCCGGGCGGTTTTCAGACGATCTGGAGGGATCCGGATCGCTTCGTCGAACAATATTACGCGCGTTACTGCAAGGACAGGAAGAGCCTTGACTGGCGCGACTGGCCGTACATGGCCGGCGACGGCGCCTTGCAGGCGGCCGACGGTTACTATCGCATCCTCGGCCGCATAGACGACGTCATCAATGTGGCTGGACATCGGCTCGGCACCAAGGAAATCGAGTCCGCCAGTCTGTTGGTGGAGGAGGTCGCCGAGGCTGCGGTCGTCCCCGCCAGAGACGAGATCAAGGGCAAGGTGCCCGACCTTTATGTGTCGCTGAAACCCGGTCTCGCGCCGAGCGGGGCCATTCGCAAGCGCGTGGAGGATTCCGTGGTCCATGAGATTGGGCCGATTGCTCG
- a CDS encoding CapA family protein: protein MARSLENGLHMQLFLCGDVMTGRGIDQVLPVPCDPVLHEGYCKSARDYIRLAEQAHGPIPRPAAPAYIWGVALNELDRASPDVRIVNLETAITRSNDYVPKGINYRMSPENASCLVVGGVDCCVLANNHVLDWGHAGLLDTLAVLDRLQIKTAGAGHDLAEASAPAVLETGKRGRVLVFALAAPTAGTPPSWAATGNRAGVNFLPDLTPTSASRVADHIVKMKRPRDVVVASIHWGPNWGDDIPDAQRQFAHALIDEADVSIVHGHSSHHAKAIEVYRNRLILYGCGDFLNDYEGIRGYEEFRSDLRLMYFAGVNPANGELSALEIAPLRAHRFSLAYPSRTDVEWVAEVLNRNSRRFGTGVRQASGWRLSLS, encoded by the coding sequence ATGGCGCGGTCACTTGAGAACGGTCTGCATATGCAGCTCTTCCTTTGCGGTGACGTCATGACCGGACGGGGCATCGACCAGGTGCTGCCCGTTCCGTGCGATCCGGTTCTGCATGAGGGCTATTGTAAATCAGCGCGTGACTACATCCGCCTTGCGGAACAAGCGCACGGGCCGATCCCGCGGCCGGCGGCGCCAGCCTATATCTGGGGGGTGGCGTTGAATGAACTCGATCGCGCGAGCCCGGATGTTCGCATCGTCAATCTCGAGACGGCAATAACCCGCAGCAACGATTATGTCCCGAAGGGCATCAACTATCGAATGAGCCCCGAAAACGCTTCCTGCCTGGTCGTTGGCGGAGTTGACTGTTGCGTCCTTGCCAATAACCACGTTCTTGATTGGGGACATGCCGGCTTACTCGACACTTTGGCGGTCTTGGACCGCCTGCAGATCAAGACGGCCGGCGCCGGACACGACTTGGCCGAAGCAAGTGCGCCGGCCGTCCTTGAAACGGGTAAGAGAGGACGCGTGCTCGTCTTTGCGCTCGCCGCTCCGACGGCCGGGACCCCACCTAGCTGGGCCGCGACAGGGAACAGGGCAGGCGTGAATTTTCTGCCGGATCTTACCCCGACCAGCGCCAGTCGCGTTGCTGATCATATCGTGAAGATGAAGCGGCCACGGGATGTGGTGGTCGCGTCGATTCATTGGGGCCCCAACTGGGGGGATGACATCCCCGATGCTCAGCGGCAATTTGCGCATGCACTAATTGACGAAGCCGACGTGTCGATCGTGCACGGACACTCATCGCACCACGCCAAGGCAATCGAAGTCTATCGCAACCGCCTCATCCTTTATGGCTGCGGCGATTTCCTCAATGACTATGAAGGAATTAGGGGGTACGAGGAGTTTCGGAGCGACCTGCGTCTGATGTATTTTGCTGGCGTCAACCCGGCAAATGGCGAGCTCTCGGCGCTTGAAATCGCCCCCCTCCGGGCGCATCGCTTCAGTCTCGCCTATCCATCCAGAACGGACGTTGAATGGGTCGCGGAAGTGCTCAACCGGAACAGCCGGCGGTTTGGTACTGGCGTGCGACAGGCGTCGGGCTGGCGGCTTTCCTTGTCGTGA
- the pqqE gene encoding pyrroloquinoline quinone biosynthesis protein PqqE, with protein MSSALASTNHSASPVARVPPPMAMLAELTHRCPLACPYCSNPIALTPGDEELSTEEWIDVFSQAVDLGVLHLHLSGGEPAARRDLVELTRAAGSLGLYTNLITSGVGLTETRINDLAAAGLDHIQLSIQGVSPESADRIGGYKGGHERKMAVANWVAGAGIPLTVNAVCHRQNMGEIDGMIELAIQLGARRVEIATVQFHGWAERNKAALLPTREQVEHATRTVSAAREKYQGILVIDYVPADYYSKYPKACMGGWGRVGLNVTPSGRVLPCHAAETIPSLTFKTVREDTLSKIWYESDAFNAYRGEDWMPELCRNCERKQVDFGGCRCQAMALAGDASTTDPVCIRSPLRERLTRETERLSAMSPATAWSYRGR; from the coding sequence ATGAGCAGCGCCCTCGCCTCGACAAACCATTCCGCGTCCCCCGTAGCGCGCGTGCCGCCGCCGATGGCGATGCTGGCGGAGCTGACGCATCGCTGTCCGTTGGCCTGTCCCTACTGCTCCAACCCGATCGCCCTGACACCGGGGGACGAGGAGTTGTCGACCGAGGAATGGATCGACGTATTCAGCCAGGCGGTGGATCTCGGCGTGCTGCATCTGCACTTGTCCGGCGGGGAGCCGGCGGCGCGACGGGATCTCGTTGAACTGACGCGAGCGGCGGGTTCGCTGGGGCTTTACACCAATCTGATCACGTCGGGTGTCGGCTTGACCGAGACCAGAATCAATGACCTCGCCGCGGCCGGTCTCGACCACATTCAGTTGTCGATCCAGGGTGTTTCCCCCGAAAGCGCTGATCGGATCGGCGGCTACAAAGGTGGCCATGAACGAAAGATGGCCGTCGCAAACTGGGTGGCGGGCGCCGGCATCCCGTTGACAGTTAATGCTGTCTGCCACAGGCAGAACATGGGCGAGATCGACGGTATGATCGAGCTGGCGATCCAGCTTGGGGCGCGGCGGGTGGAGATCGCGACCGTGCAGTTTCATGGCTGGGCCGAGCGCAACAAGGCGGCGCTGCTGCCGACGCGCGAACAAGTCGAGCACGCCACGCGAACCGTCTCTGCGGCACGGGAAAAATATCAGGGCATCCTGGTGATCGACTATGTGCCGGCCGACTATTATTCGAAATACCCGAAGGCGTGCATGGGCGGCTGGGGCCGCGTCGGCCTGAACGTCACGCCCTCCGGCCGGGTGCTTCCGTGCCACGCGGCCGAAACGATCCCGAGCCTCACCTTCAAGACCGTCCGCGAAGACACGCTTTCCAAGATCTGGTACGAGAGCGACGCCTTCAACGCCTATCGGGGCGAAGACTGGATGCCGGAACTCTGCCGCAACTGCGAGCGCAAGCAGGTCGACTTCGGCGGCTGCCGTTGCCAGGCAATGGCGCTTGCCGGCGACGCGAGCACAACGGATCCGGTTTGCATCCGATCGCCGCTTCGCGAACGGTTGACGCGCGAAACCGAACGGCTTTCGGCGATGTCACCGGCCACTGCCTGGAGCTACCGCGGACGGTAG
- the pqqD gene encoding pyrroloquinoline quinone biosynthesis peptide chaperone PqqD, translating to MSADAAMNSGTRISGASVVKLARGVRLHEDPVRGQTVLLAPERAMALDDIAVAIVQALDGERSLDRIVDDFAQKFDAPAAEIASDVRAFVEELANRRLLEIVA from the coding sequence ATGAGCGCCGATGCGGCGATGAATTCAGGGACCAGGATTTCAGGGGCGAGCGTCGTCAAGCTGGCACGCGGCGTGCGGCTGCACGAGGACCCGGTTCGCGGCCAGACGGTGCTCTTGGCACCGGAGCGGGCGATGGCTCTCGACGATATCGCCGTCGCGATCGTGCAAGCGCTTGACGGTGAGCGGAGCCTCGACCGGATCGTCGACGATTTTGCCCAAAAGTTCGACGCTCCCGCTGCCGAGATCGCTAGTGACGTCAGGGCTTTCGTCGAGGAACTCGCCAATCGCCGCCTGCTGGAGATCGTCGCATGA
- the pqqC gene encoding pyrroloquinoline-quinone synthase PqqC, whose translation MTTATGREAFHARLLAIGEERYHDKHPFHAMLHGGRATMAQVRAWVINRYYYQSRIPMKDAAFLSRCDDPDLRRAWRSRIEDHDGGIDEGGGIRRWLRLAEAVGLDPAYVASTRGVLPATRFAVDAYVSFVREKPLVEAVAASLTELFAPKIHSERIAGLLQHYAFADDAALAYFRQRLTEAPHDVEFGLSYVLDHADTAEKQDAAAAALTFKTDVLWSQLDALYSAYVTPGLIPPGGWDGEQGVVGAKTPREAAE comes from the coding sequence GTGACGACGGCAACTGGCAGAGAAGCTTTTCATGCGCGCCTTCTGGCGATCGGCGAGGAGCGCTATCACGACAAGCATCCTTTCCACGCGATGCTCCACGGCGGCCGCGCAACGATGGCGCAGGTCCGCGCCTGGGTGATCAACCGCTACTATTACCAGAGCCGCATTCCGATGAAGGACGCCGCCTTCCTGTCGCGCTGCGACGACCCGGACCTGCGCCGGGCCTGGCGCTCCCGGATCGAAGACCACGACGGCGGTATCGACGAAGGCGGCGGCATCCGCCGCTGGCTGCGTCTCGCGGAAGCGGTCGGCCTCGACCCCGCCTATGTCGCCTCGACGCGGGGCGTCCTGCCTGCGACCCGATTTGCCGTCGATGCCTATGTGTCGTTCGTGCGGGAGAAGCCCCTTGTCGAGGCGGTGGCCGCCTCTCTGACCGAGCTTTTTGCGCCGAAGATTCACTCGGAGCGCATTGCCGGGCTTCTGCAGCATTATGCGTTCGCGGACGATGCGGCACTCGCCTACTTTCGGCAAAGATTGACGGAGGCGCCACACGACGTCGAATTCGGTCTTTCTTATGTGCTCGATCACGCCGACACGGCGGAAAAGCAGGATGCCGCCGCCGCGGCGCTCACCTTCAAGACGGACGTTCTGTGGTCGCAGCTCGACGCGCTTTACTCCGCCTATGTGACGCCCGGCCTCATCCCGCCGGGCGGCTGGGACGGAGAGCAAGGTGTCGTCGGCGCGAAGACGCCCAGGGAGGCGGCGGAATGA
- the pqqB gene encoding pyrroloquinoline quinone biosynthesis protein PqqB has product MKKSSDVRIIVLGSAAGGGLPQWNCGCLNCTMARDPGSALKPQTQSSLAVSLDGEAWAVFNASPDIRQQIEHNRLLQPRRLRHSPIKSVVLTNGDIDHLAGLLVLREKQPFTVFSTCSVGEIIAENPVFRVLDPELVSRRSVEIEEAFFPLPDLEARLFTVPGKVPLFLEEDEPDLNVEGENTVGIELKAGSKRVYYIPGCGVMNAGLGARLADADALFFDGTLFTDREMIATGTGRKTGRRMGHMPISGEGGSLDILDGLNIRRKVYVHINNTNPIWRPGPERTAVESRGFEVGFDGMEVSL; this is encoded by the coding sequence GTGAAGAAATCATCCGATGTTCGCATCATCGTTCTGGGGTCCGCCGCCGGCGGCGGCCTTCCGCAGTGGAATTGCGGCTGCCTGAACTGCACGATGGCGCGCGATCCGGGCTCCGCCCTCAAGCCACAGACCCAATCATCGCTTGCCGTCAGCCTCGATGGCGAGGCCTGGGCCGTCTTCAATGCCTCTCCGGACATCCGCCAGCAGATTGAGCACAATCGTCTGCTGCAGCCGCGCCGGCTGCGTCACAGTCCGATCAAGAGCGTCGTACTGACCAACGGCGACATCGATCATCTGGCGGGACTGCTTGTGCTCAGGGAAAAGCAGCCGTTCACGGTGTTTTCCACCTGTTCGGTCGGCGAGATCATCGCCGAGAATCCGGTCTTCCGCGTGCTCGATCCGGAGCTGGTTTCAAGGAGGAGCGTCGAGATCGAAGAAGCTTTCTTTCCGCTTCCCGACCTCGAGGCGCGGCTCTTCACTGTTCCCGGCAAGGTCCCGCTGTTCCTCGAAGAGGACGAGCCGGATCTGAACGTCGAGGGCGAAAACACGGTGGGGATCGAGCTTAAAGCCGGCAGCAAGCGCGTTTATTATATTCCCGGCTGTGGCGTGATGAATGCCGGTCTCGGCGCGCGCCTCGCGGATGCCGACGCTCTGTTCTTCGACGGCACGCTCTTTACCGACCGTGAGATGATCGCGACCGGTACGGGACGCAAGACGGGCCGCAGAATGGGCCACATGCCGATCAGCGGCGAGGGCGGCAGCCTCGACATACTCGATGGCCTGAACATTCGTCGAAAGGTCTATGTCCACATCAACAACACGAACCCGATCTGGCGGCCTGGCCCCGAGCGCACAGCGGTGGAAAGCCGCGGCTTTGAAGTCGGGTTCGACGGCATGGAGGTCAGCCTGTGA
- the pqqA gene encoding pyrroloquinoline quinone precursor peptide PqqA, with product MSWHKPKFIEVSCAMEITRYAPADGDEPILF from the coding sequence ATGTCCTGGCATAAACCGAAATTCATTGAAGTCAGCTGCGCGATGGAAATCACCCGCTACGCTCCCGCGGACGGGGATGAGCCGATCCTGTTCTAG
- a CDS encoding LysR family transcriptional regulator has product MRNVTLRQLRTVEAICRLGKINLAAEALRVTGPALTLQIQQLERDAGVPLFDRTRNGMVPTAYGIAFLEAARAVEDSLVGLEDSISAIKGLRTGRLRLGVVSTGKYFAPQLIAAFRDQTPGIEINLFIGNRAEIITKLRDHEIDVALMGRPPRDVEVRAQVFGDHPLVFIANAGHALAGVLEISRERIAQEQFLVREKGSGTRISLEIFLSGTPHRLEELGTEIASNETIKQAVIAGLGIAFISAHTIEQEVKLGRLVILDVVETPIRRQWFSVSRLDRATTPAMQAFERFLLAQGARYLPVVSKPYPANAFR; this is encoded by the coding sequence ATGCGCAACGTAACCCTTCGCCAACTCCGGACTGTTGAGGCCATTTGCAGGCTGGGGAAAATCAATCTCGCAGCCGAGGCTTTGCGTGTGACCGGACCGGCGCTCACCTTGCAGATCCAGCAGCTGGAACGGGACGCCGGCGTGCCGCTGTTCGACAGAACGCGCAACGGCATGGTTCCGACGGCTTACGGTATTGCCTTCCTGGAGGCGGCGCGGGCAGTTGAAGACAGCCTCGTCGGGCTCGAGGATTCGATCAGTGCCATCAAGGGGCTCAGGACCGGGCGGTTGCGTCTCGGTGTCGTATCGACCGGAAAATATTTCGCACCGCAACTGATTGCCGCCTTCCGCGATCAGACTCCGGGCATCGAGATCAACCTCTTCATCGGCAATCGCGCCGAGATCATCACAAAATTGAGGGATCATGAAATCGATGTCGCCCTTATGGGGCGGCCACCGCGCGATGTCGAGGTGCGCGCGCAAGTGTTCGGCGACCATCCGCTGGTCTTCATCGCCAACGCCGGTCATGCGCTTGCAGGTGTCCTGGAAATTTCGCGGGAGCGGATTGCCCAGGAGCAGTTCCTGGTACGCGAGAAGGGTTCGGGAACGCGCATCTCGCTTGAGATCTTTCTGAGCGGCACGCCGCACAGACTGGAGGAACTCGGCACGGAGATCGCGTCGAACGAGACGATCAAGCAGGCCGTCATCGCCGGTCTTGGGATCGCCTTCATCTCGGCCCATACTATCGAGCAGGAGGTGAAGCTCGGCCGGTTGGTCATACTCGATGTGGTGGAGACGCCGATCCGCCGGCAATGGTTCAGCGTATCACGCTTGGACCGCGCCACCACCCCGGCGATGCAGGCTTTCGAGCGGTTCCTGCTGGCGCAGGGCGCGAGATACCTGCCGGTGGTCAGCAAGCCCTATCCGGCCAACGCGTTCCGCTAG
- a CDS encoding class 1 fructose-bisphosphatase: MSGATLEAYLASRTANGDGPAPDVAAVIQRLATAALVVRKIMNQGAPDTAFSGTPGFSNSDGDLQKNLDVLCNELFLSCLQGAPVAYYASEELEKPVLLNPAAHLAVAIDPLDGSSNIENNVSIGTIFSVLPAAKGPDVDPSQSFLQPGDRQLAAGFFIYGPQTALVLSLGKGTEIFIFSNRLGCFVEAYKSVSIPERTSEFAINMSNYRHWEEAIRLYVDDCLAGSEGPRERDFNMRWIASLVADTYRILVRGGIFLYPADGRKGYHQGRLRLVYEANPIAFIIENAGGAATNSITRILDLVPENLHQRVPLAFGSRREVARVARYHVDPNMIGERAPLFGKRGLFRA; the protein is encoded by the coding sequence ATGTCAGGCGCAACTCTCGAGGCTTATCTCGCATCGCGTACAGCCAATGGCGACGGTCCGGCGCCGGACGTGGCCGCAGTGATCCAGAGGCTGGCAACGGCCGCCCTCGTCGTCCGTAAAATCATGAATCAGGGAGCGCCCGATACCGCGTTCAGTGGCACCCCCGGGTTCAGCAATTCAGACGGCGACCTGCAGAAGAATCTGGACGTCCTGTGCAACGAGCTCTTCCTGTCGTGCCTGCAGGGGGCGCCGGTCGCATACTACGCCTCGGAAGAGCTGGAAAAGCCTGTCCTGCTCAATCCGGCGGCGCATCTCGCTGTTGCGATCGATCCGCTCGACGGCTCGTCGAACATCGAAAACAACGTCTCGATCGGCACTATCTTCTCCGTGCTTCCCGCCGCCAAGGGACCGGACGTGGACCCCTCCCAGTCCTTTCTGCAACCCGGAGACCGGCAATTGGCGGCGGGCTTTTTTATCTATGGTCCGCAAACCGCCCTCGTGCTCTCACTCGGCAAGGGCACGGAGATTTTCATCTTCTCCAACCGGCTCGGATGTTTCGTAGAGGCCTACAAGTCGGTCAGCATCCCGGAGCGCACCAGCGAATTCGCCATCAACATGTCGAACTACCGACACTGGGAAGAGGCGATCCGGCTCTATGTCGACGATTGCCTGGCAGGCTCCGAGGGGCCGCGCGAGCGGGACTTCAACATGCGGTGGATCGCCTCGCTGGTCGCCGACACCTATCGGATCTTGGTTCGCGGCGGGATTTTCCTTTACCCCGCCGATGGTCGAAAAGGATACCACCAGGGTCGGCTGCGGCTAGTCTACGAAGCCAACCCGATTGCTTTCATCATCGAGAACGCCGGCGGCGCGGCCACAAACTCCATCACCCGCATTCTCGATCTCGTTCCGGAAAACCTGCACCAGCGCGTGCCGCTGGCTTTCGGCTCGCGCCGCGAGGTGGCGCGCGTCGCCCGCTATCACGTCGACCCGAACATGATTGGTGAACGCGCGCCGCTTTTCGGCAAGCGCGGTCTGTTTCGCGCCTAA
- a CDS encoding phosphoribulokinase: MSAKYPIISITGSSGAGTTTVKDTFEKIFKRENVSASFIEGDAFHRYDRETMRRKIAEEKARGVDFTHFSAEANELEILESVFAEYGRRGIGRTRHYVHDDAEAAKYGAEPGTFTNWEEFGDSDLLFYEGLHGCAVTETVNLAQHCDLKIGVVPVINLEWIQKIHRDKATRGYSTEAVTDTILRRMPDYVHHICPQFSLTDINFQRVPIVDTSNPFIARWIPTHAESILVIRFAKPQSIDFPYLLSMLHNSFMSRANSIVVPGDKLDLAMQLIFTPLIHKLLERKHRMS, translated from the coding sequence ATGTCAGCCAAATACCCGATCATATCGATCACCGGCTCCTCCGGCGCCGGCACCACCACGGTGAAGGACACCTTCGAAAAGATCTTCAAGCGTGAGAACGTCTCGGCGTCCTTCATCGAAGGGGATGCTTTCCACCGCTACGACCGGGAAACCATGCGCCGCAAGATAGCCGAGGAGAAAGCGCGAGGCGTCGATTTCACCCATTTCTCCGCCGAGGCGAACGAACTGGAAATCCTGGAGAGCGTCTTTGCCGAATATGGCAGGCGCGGCATCGGACGCACGCGTCACTACGTGCATGACGACGCCGAAGCCGCGAAATATGGCGCGGAACCCGGGACATTCACGAACTGGGAAGAGTTTGGCGACAGCGATCTCCTGTTCTATGAGGGATTGCATGGCTGTGCCGTCACCGAGACGGTCAATCTCGCCCAGCATTGTGATCTGAAGATCGGCGTCGTTCCGGTGATCAATCTCGAATGGATTCAGAAGATCCATCGCGACAAGGCGACGCGCGGCTACTCCACCGAGGCCGTAACCGACACGATCCTGCGGCGCATGCCCGACTATGTGCACCATATCTGCCCGCAGTTTTCGCTCACCGATATTAATTTCCAGCGTGTGCCGATCGTCGACACGTCCAACCCCTTCATCGCCCGCTGGATACCGACGCACGCCGAATCCATCCTGGTCATCCGCTTCGCCAAACCGCAAAGCATCGATTTCCCCTACCTGCTGTCGATGCTCCACAACAGCTTCATGTCGCGCGCCAATTCCATCGTGGTGCCGGGCGACAAGCTCGATCTCGCCATGCAGCTGATCTTTACGCCGCTCATCCACAAACTGCTCGAGCGCAAACACCGCATGTCGTGA